GCGTCGACGGCCTCGTTCCCGTTTCCGTCGTCCGCCGATCGTTCCCGCTCGACCGTTACCCCCACCTCTCGGGAGTGCCCGCGCTCCGAGTCCGACTCGTCGAACCCCAACAGGGACTTCAGCTTTTGGAAGATTGCCATTATCTCGATGTAGTCGGCTCCGACACTTAAATTCGCCTGATACTGTCAGCACGAACGGGGTCACGGCCGTTGGTTTTCGCTTACAGCCGCTCGCGCAGCGCCCGGTTCATCGCATCGACCGGCGCCTCCTCGCCCGTCCAGATCTCGAAGGCCTCGACACCCTGGTAGAGCAGCATCCACGCGCCGTCGACGGTCGTCGCGCCGGCGTCGGCCGCGTCGCGCAACAGCCGCGTCTCCAGCGGCCGGTAGACCGCATCGAGCACGGCCAGATCGCCGTGAAGCGCGTCGCCGGGCACCGGCGTCTCGTCCTCCTCCATCCCGACGCTCGTAGCGTTGACCAGCACGTCCGCCTCGGCGACCAGGCGATCGAGCGCTGCGAGCCCGTGTCCGCTCGCGCCCGGGACCTCGTCGGCGAGGTCGTGGGCCGTCGATTCGGTCCGGTTGGCGATCGCGACCGTCGCGCCGGCGTCGGCGAGTCCGAACGCGATCGCCCGACCGGCACCGCCGGCGCCGACGACGACCGCCTGTGCGCCGTCGACGGTCACGTCGTGGTCGCGCAGCGCGCGCAACGCACCGATCGCGTCGGTGTTGTACCCCGTCGGTGGACCCGACCCGGAGAAATCGATCGTATTGACCGCGCCGATGCGGGCGGCCAGGTCCTCTGGGGTGACGATCTCCAGCGCCTCTTGCTTGAACGGGATGGTCACGTTCAGTCCCGCGATCCCGAGCGCGTCGGCGCCCTCGATCGCGTTCGCCAGATCGTCCCGCTCGGGTTCGAACGTCACGTAGCGGGCGTCGAGCCCGCGTTCGTCGTAGGCGGCCTCGTGCATCGGCGGCGACAGCGAGTGTCCCACCGGGTTGCCGAGGAGCCCGAACACGTCCATGGCCATCTCGCCCGAGACTCGACGCGCCGGAGACATAATGGGTCCGGCTTCGCCGGAGCGAGCGATCGACGACCGTTTCTGGTCGTTTTATGATCCGCTCGTGAGTAACCGCGTCTATGCTCTCGGGAACGGCGCTGTCTTTCCTCCTGTTGGCGGCCGGAATCGCCGCGCTGTACGCCGGCGCCGAACTCCTCGTCGCCGGAGCCGGCCGCCTGGCGCTGGGGATCGGACTCCGGGCCGCGACCGTCGGGGTGACGGTGATCGCGTTCGCGACGACCGCACCCGAACTGTTCGTCTCGACGATCGGCGCGCTGAACGTCTCGACCGACATCGGCCTCGGCGCGGTCGTCGGCTCGAACATCGCGAACATCGGCCTGGTGCTCGGGGCCGCCGCGGTCATCAAACCGCTGCCGATCGGCGAGCGGGTGATGCGCCGGCACGTCCCCGTGATGGTGCTCGCGGCGATCCTGCTGGTCGGACTCGGGGCGAACGGCCGGATCGGCCGGCTCGAAGGAGCGGTGTTTCTCCTGGTGCTCGCGGGGTTCACGGCGTTTCTCATGTACTACGTCAACGCCGATCCCGCGCCCGTCGGCGACGAACTCGACGCCGACGACGCCGACGCCGGATCGAGCGTCTCGATCCGCGACGTCGCGCTCGTCCTCGGCGGCCTGGTCGCGCTCGTGGTCGGCTCGCGGTGGCTCGTCGCCGGTGGAACGGGACTGCTGTCGGCGCTGGGCGTCTCGGATCTGGTCATCGGCCTGACGGTGCTCGCGCTCGGGACGTCGCTGCCGGAACTGGCCGCCTCGGTCGTGGGTGCGATCCGCGACGAGTCGGCGTTCGCCGTCGGCAACGTCGTCGGCTCGAACATCTACAACATCCTCGCG
This window of the Natrinema salifodinae genome carries:
- a CDS encoding calcium/sodium antiporter, whose amino-acid sequence is MLSGTALSFLLLAAGIAALYAGAELLVAGAGRLALGIGLRAATVGVTVIAFATTAPELFVSTIGALNVSTDIGLGAVVGSNIANIGLVLGAAAVIKPLPIGERVMRRHVPVMVLAAILLVGLGANGRIGRLEGAVFLLVLAGFTAFLMYYVNADPAPVGDELDADDADAGSSVSIRDVALVLGGLVALVVGSRWLVAGGTGLLSALGVSDLVIGLTVLALGTSLPELAASVVGAIRDESAFAVGNVVGSNIYNILAVLGVVALITPIEIEPSTLRFELPIMIAFTVVLVGIMRYRRRITRVDGVLLLAGYAGFIYLLVP
- a CDS encoding shikimate dehydrogenase; its protein translation is MDVFGLLGNPVGHSLSPPMHEAAYDERGLDARYVTFEPERDDLANAIEGADALGIAGLNVTIPFKQEALEIVTPEDLAARIGAVNTIDFSGSGPPTGYNTDAIGALRALRDHDVTVDGAQAVVVGAGGAGRAIAFGLADAGATVAIANRTESTAHDLADEVPGASGHGLAALDRLVAEADVLVNATSVGMEEDETPVPGDALHGDLAVLDAVYRPLETRLLRDAADAGATTVDGAWMLLYQGVEAFEIWTGEEAPVDAMNRALRERL